In Ostrea edulis chromosome 6, xbOstEdul1.1, whole genome shotgun sequence, a single window of DNA contains:
- the LOC125682892 gene encoding cell death abnormality protein 1-like, producing MYVKKFLKTWYFYLCIRGFFILAANTTEHGDCYDELTGKPRCCSDYRNVSGRCEYCIGSFGENCSQPCSFGFFGYRCKEKCNCSSDTHWCDNISGCKIKVNAYRTWYGYCYDELTEKPICCSGYRNVSGRCEPCLGSFGVACKNICPDGYYGHACKKKCDCLPTESCHKIHGCSVDVNNRTQENRTKHLAFGVVGSIVGTSAAWFLMYLVCSWKRRSNRRMKVTMEGKTFS from the exons atgTATGTGAAGAAGTTTTTAAAGACATGGTATTTTTATTTGTGCATAAGAGGATTTTTCATCCTTGCAGCCAATACAACAGAACATGGCGATTGTTATGATGA ATTGACAGGGAAGCCGAGATGCTGCTCTGATTACAGAAATGTTTCAGGAAGATGTGAAT aCTGCATAGGATCGTTTGGAGAAAACTGCAGTCAGCCCTGTTCTTTTGGATTCTTTGGCTATAGATGTAAAGAAAAGTGTAACTGTAGCAGTGATACGCATTGGTGTGACAATATTTCCGGTTGCAAGATTAAAGTTAACG CATATAGAACATGGTACGGCTATTGTTATGATGA ATTGACAGAGAAGCCGATATGTTGCTCTGGTTACAGAAATGTTTCAGGAAGATGTGAAC CATGTCTAGGATCATTTGGAGTGGCCTGTAAAAACATCTGCCCTGATGGATATTATGGACATGCATGTAAAAAGAAATGTGACTGTTTGCCAACTGAATCATGCCACAAAATTCATGGCTGTTCAG TAGATGTGAATAATCGGACTCAGGAAAACAGGACAAAACATTTAGCTTTCGGGGTCGTGGGATCAATCGTTGGAACTTCAGCAGCTTGGTTTTTAATGTATTTAGTGTGCAGCTG GAAACGGAGATCGAATAGAAGGATGAAAGTTACCATGGAAGGTAAAACGTTTTCATAA